DNA sequence from the Epinephelus moara isolate mb chromosome 3, YSFRI_EMoa_1.0, whole genome shotgun sequence genome:
TATTCATAATATCGGCCCCGATAATCGGTCAGGCTGATTATCTGTCGACCCCTACTTTGAgcctttttggtcattttgtgacgCTTtgtagatttttctttttttttcttctatttttttgtagtcatttgagtctttttaaggttattttgtgtctttgtggtcttttttgacactttagagttgttttgtgtctgtttgtgtgctttgttgtgttttttatagtCCTTTGAGCCTTTTTAAcataattttgtgtgtttttgtagttgttttggtctttttgaggtcattttgtgttgccTTTGGGGGGGCGGGGGTGTAGTCATTTGAgtcttcattttgtgtctctttgaggttgtttatgtctttttgttggCGTTTTAGTCttttgtgatcatttttttattcttaagagttgttttgtgtctccttgcgtGCTTTTTGTAGTCCTTTGAGCCTTTTTaacataattttgtgtctttttggtcattttgtttcactttgtaGTTACATTGTGTCTCTGTGCAATTCCTCACTAGTTCTCCCTCATTAAAGGCTGGTATGTAAAGGTGACCAGGCTTTTACCTGACAGTTCCTGAGGCTCtggaattctctgcctgagATCAGGCTGGACAGCACATTACCTGATTGTAAATTATTGCTTAAAATATCTTTTATATGAaagcttttctttattttttgtttttattatactcttttttttttctttatgcagTTCTTTTGCATTTGGTGGAAAATGTGAGTGCTGACATGTTGTGTGCAGTTTGGAGCAGGTATATGTTTGGACGCCCTCTGGGTCATAGGTAATGATAATCCACTGCACCTGTTCAGGCCACCAGTTTCACCGCTCTGTTCCGGTCCATGGAGAGCATGAAGCTGCAGGTCcagagctctgcagcagcagaaagagcAGCTCCGTCCGGACCAGTGAGTGTTTAACTCTGACGTGTGTGAACTTGAAGTGTGTTCTGTTGTGACTTATTTTTGTCCTTACTGAGTCTGAGAGGGTGACTAAAGTATTTTTTAGTCTGGAACCTACATTCATATGTTTTTATGTCAAGTTGATCAATGGGagcaacaatttttaaaattggtccagtgttgagaggaaacagctgcagtgtttccaCTCTGCTCACACCGTCAGTGTCCGTCcactaacagtgtttgtttttgtcactgataggctcagattgttattctaagtgtccgacaacattatgaaaggatccctacagagatagaactttgtgttaaagagtaagatccagaaacagccctgaaatcaccatcaccaaacccacccgACTcgatttaaataaacagtcattttatcatcataaaacagacttcattcaaagtcaacagcaCTAAAATTAAACTCACAGGaaccatcttggttcatctttccaccgTTACAAACagtcaccaactctggtttggttgaaattaacccttaattcacccagttagatgtgaaaacatgttgcctctaaaatgactgtttatttaaatggagtctggtgggtttggtgatggtgatttcagggctgtttctggatcttactctttaacacaaagctctatctctgtagggatcctttcataatgttgtcagacacttagaataacaatctgagcctatcagtgacaaaaacaaacacttttagtgggcCACTCAACACCTGGGGCACGTTTCCACCGCCAATTAACGCCCAGTATAAGTTCTCGTTTTATGAAAAGTATTCATAAATCATCGCTTAATGTTTCCATGTAGATTCATTTCTTTTCAACACTGACAGACCTGCAGTTCTGAGGAATTCCTCTGTGATGATCCATTCTGAGTTTTCCATTTCACAAAGCCAGTTCAGTGTAACCCTGAGTCAGTCAGTAATCTTACTGGCTGGCTCCTCTTGATccgattggtcagaggtcggggtgttgacaggctgtgaccTGATACTCTGAACATAACCTGCTCCCGAGCAGGTCAGCTTATCAGCATCAGTTGCCACAGTGATTTATCCTGTTAAGAAGAGAATCAGCTTCGTAGCACtgaaacccagagttaaccctgaacttacctcactaactccaaatcctgcttcgtagtacagaCCTCTGGTTACCTGACCTTCTGGTCTTAATCTGTGACTTTCTTTCTCCTAAAATGACGAGTTTGATCTCGTAATATATTGACTTTATTTTCATAGATTTACATCTTACTGCTAAAACGCAATACATTACTGTAACACATTACCTTTGCAACGTGTTACTGAAGTTCTGATCAtctgactggataaatgagacttggattattccGCACAAgttgtgacagtttgtaaacagatgttttgatatagttttgctgctgttaaacgtgGAGCccaatcagtaaatcaatatgttcgGTTTTCTGTGGAGACATGTCAGAAAAACCAAAGTTTTCTCCatgaattcaacgtaacacacaGAGTAACTGATATATACACGATTATTATGAGGCAATTTTGGTGATGCGTTCACTGACACTAACAGAGCTGATAAATCAGAGTAATCACttagaaaccaaaaaaaacagtgtgtttattAAAATCTGAATTTTCAGACAGACTCAACATGTtgataataatactaatatAATAACGTCAAAAATCAACATTTAACAAGTTAAAATTTAAGCTGCTGATATTTGTAACTGTTCATAAATCATTTTCAGGTCCAGTGAAGACGTCAGAACAAATTCTTAATCACAAAATCAGATTTAACTTGAATTATATTTTTCAAGATGAGAATTTAAATCATATCAAAATTTAGATTTTAaggtgttaaaatgtttttctgaatGAAAATCTGCTTCCCgtgaaaacaaaaactaattttATCTCCATGAACTCTAACGCCTCGCAGTCAGACGTCTTGTCGTTAAAGAAAACTTCcgcagttttatttttggtcCGCTCGTCATCTCTCAGTTCTGATGTTTTCTGACACACAGATTATCCAAACGAACTTTTGGTGCTCGCCGACAGGAAGCAGCTGAAGTAAACGCCATCAGAGCTGACAGTGACGGATCAaactaccaaaataaaagcatgacaGCAGATAAAAAGAATTATTTTCAGGTTTTAAGTCTGAATCGGGACAGTGAGCGTGCAGCAGGACTTCCTGTCGTCATAGTCTGAAGCTCCAGCTGACTGGAAACCAGTTCCCCGTCCTGGTGCGTGGTGGCCATCCTCGCCGTGCAGCTGCGGAGCATCAGTGACTCTTCTTGGATGAGCCGAAGCCGGAGAAACCCATCACAGCCGCCATCTCGTCGTCCTCCTCAAAGTCCACGTCCTCCTCAGCCCGCCGCTTCCTCTCCTTCTGCTTCTCCTTCTTGTAGGCCTTCGCCTTCTCCTCCTGACAACACAGAGCACGCCAGACGTTACGTATGCACCAGAAAATACAACCAACAGAGGGCGTGTCcccacacctcctcctcctcctccaactcACCTCCTCCCGCAGCTCCTTCATGCGCTCCTCAAAGTCGTACTCCTtctgcttctcctccatcttcttcttgTTCACCTCAAAACGTTTCTTCACCTGATCCAGAGACGAGCGCTCGACTCGCATCGACATCCCCAAGTTCCTCTGGTCTGTTCGCACACaccgttacacacacacagagttacacacagtaacacacgtACAGACAGATGACTCGTCGTCTTGTCATCAATGTGAACTCACGTTTTTTGCCGTTGATGTGATCCAGGAAGTTGATGGAGTCTTTGACAACACAGTCACAGACGTTACAGTAATAactgagagaaagaagaagaagacgaagaagaagacagccaatcagagcaaggTGACAGACTGAGCCGTTCAGGTTCATTATGGTTACAGTAAAGTTGATTCTAGAAGCTTTAAACTCTGACGTCTTCACTCTGCAGGCAAACGccaaacacacaccaagaaGCTACGACGTGCAGCTCGCCACAACAGTTAATATTCTGCGGTGAGGAGGCGTGTTCATGCGTTGGAGATGCGAAAAAATTCTTTTgacctttttacacagagatggcgctatAGAGCCGCAACTAAGTCtcttctttatgctgcctttgtatttttacacagaaccaaacatgGGCAACGTGATGCTCCAGTGGTTTTAGACAACAAGCCGACACCACAGAATTAAAAGAGGCGTGGCGctttatgaataataataatgacataacatgtcaataacatAATTCCGATAATATTGGAGAcgatatgttaatatttatGATGATCAAGATGGCGGTGCAGCTGCAGAATaaaactcagagttcagggttacaCTCAGTTTGTTAAACCTGCTTTCTGAAACAGGCCCCGATGGCTAGTTACACAGATAACGTGTCATCAAACCATCACacccgtcctgccagctgtcgCTTTATACAGACGCCATTTCGGTCCCCCCTTGGGAAGGCAGTATAAAAGGGGCTTTTGCAACGTGGGTCAACATGTCGAAGGAGTTATAGGACTCTGTttactgattggctgcaggtTTTCTCTGTCACAAATTAATGCTAAAAGTTAAACTCTCCCAAATTTTAGTCTGGCGGCAGCTCACCACAGACTCATACGGCCACAGCCTTCCACAGACACTGCACGGCTGCACTTCGCCGCTGTTTGGTGTGTCTTTGCCGTAAAATATGAAAGAGTGAAATCAAATCTGTTTCTGGTGTCAGAAACTCTTCGTACCCGCCCATCTCAGCCTGAGGAGTGGTCTTTGTGATGACAATGGTCTTCCCCAGTTTGGACTCCAGGTCCACTTTGTAGTCTCTGTGACGCAGGAGGTCCCGCTTAACGGGCGGAGCCGTTTTCCCTGAAAGAGATGAGTAACGTGTCGGTTAAACTACAAagttataattaataatttctcTACACTGAGTCTAGTTTCTCAGACGTGAAGAGTCCGACTGAACAAACAGTTTGAAGAGGGTCACGACTAATGGCAGATATcagaaatatataaacaaacacctgaggaggaaaacagtaaacacagagacatgaaaacaaacaaacactcgagtatgaaaaagaaaatgatgcaGCTAAAAGACATTATACACAGATTCTTCTTTAATAATTTCCTGAAAGTCTCAGAATCAGAAGTAGAAACTAAATTCACTGATCTGGGTTTTCTGATTTTAACCCATCTTCTcaccatctctcctctctctgtctctctcctcagcCAGTCGTTTCTGAGCGAGGTTTTCATATTCGTCTTTGTCCCACTTCCTGCGGAAGTCGTTCTTACTGGactgtaacagaagaagaagagagtcAGAGAAGAAGATGAACCTGCACCCATGCAGAACAAGAAACGGATCGTGTAAATGttgcagtattttattttgctgtgttttaggGGTGGGAACCACCAGAGGAACCACGATCCAAATATGGTGCGATGTGCTGAGTATTGCGCTAAAATATACTGTAacatattactttttttcagctgtaaatTACGTCCCCGAAGAAAAActtctgttttatctaataagattcATTTTTTTAGTCTGTTCATCGCGCTTCAATCTTTTTTTGTAGCAGCAAactgtatctagtggactgaaaaagcagtcAGTTATTTTATTCTGGTTGGCTAcccaaagtttaatttgtatttgtaacagtaataatttatataataaaagaaTTGATACTGGCAGTGTGATGATACGATATTGCCGCACAAAAATATTACGATACTACGCTGTATCagttttttccccacccctacTGTGTTAAGTTCTGTGTAAGGATGCACGAGATTGGATTTTCTGCTGATAtctgatatgtaacaacttatttggccgatCTCTGATactgatatatccactttttccccacctaattttagtgatcatcaagtctcttctgtagtggagttaacatcatattatacatacatactcttatcatgacggcccaccagcagatgtaGTCATGAAATACTGTTCAGTGTttgtaacattcattcattgtgcaaaataagaaaaaccaCGCTGGCCAATACCgatgacgtgctgatattatcTTGTATCCCTAgttctgtgtgttttctccacctttgttttatttatgttgatGTTTGTCCTCTATCTGTCCATTAGCTGATGTGCCCACAGGGCTGTATGACAGGAGAATAGTGAGTGCACCtggattttgattttgttgtccACTCCAGGAAAGAGTCAGTGACCCTTGATCATGGATGATTGATTATAGATCACTgcatatttattatgttgatgtACTATTCACACATTGCAcgtattgcacgtctgtccatcctgagAGAGGGATGTCTCCTCAGCtgttcttcctgaggtttctgccatttttttatttttttattttttaccagttaaaggttttttggggagtgTTTCTTTATCCAGGTGAGGGTCCAAGATCAGAGggatgctgtaaagccctctaaGACAATTTGTGATTAGTGATATTTGGCTTTCTGAATAAAACTGTTGAACTGAATGATTAAACCGTCCATACATGATGACATCTGTTTATGAAGACGACTTTTTTCAAACTAAAAGCATCAGTGACCATTCAGACGCACATAAATATTCCTCTGACACATGTGATTGGCCCACATCAGCCCCCGCAGCAGCAGATAAAATCTACAAACAGcatgtatttcatttaaaatgtgagtttgatgtgtttgtgttaatgatgctgttttattctgaaaggtCTCCCGCCGGAAGTcgtcttgttgttgttgctagCGGAGCGCATGCTAATATTTAGCAATTACATAGATCACAGTAATGTATAAACACGTTAAACCAACACGTGACGTTTCATGAAACATtagtttttttattgaaaatgaaaCCGGAAACGTTGCTTCTCTGTAATCAGGCTAGACGGGCTAGCCACCGTTTAGCTGTTAGCGGTTAGCTTATAGCTGAGGCGCCGCTTCTACCGGGTTTTACACCATTTAAACGGACTCGGTGTGAAGCGTTACCGGCTCTGATAAACAGACAAACTCCGGCTGAAATGAAGGTTACTGGATGTTAAaacaattttacatttttaacgCTGTAAAACAGATTAGATCAGGAACTCACCCCACTGCCAGACGCCATCTTGTTTACCCAGTAACAGAATACGTCATGTCGTAAAATCAGTGTTGGTCTATTAAGTAGCATCACAGCGACGCCTGCTGGAGCGGAGACACACTAATTTTAtatacattaaattaatgatatattaatatatattatattgagGGTATTTCAATATTGATTACgttaacaatattttaatattaattgTATTCATGAGTCGATTTCACTGCTTATTAAAGctgttttagtttatttaatttattttcctttattaTTTGACTAccagtacttttattttggaaagtCACATAACTAATTTCTTTACAATGTTATTCCTAAAGAGGACGACAAATGATTtaagtatcaataaataaacaaataaataaatacaggaataaatcaTCAATAccatacatgaataaataatgcatacataaatgtataaataattaaaaaaaaaaaaattaaagtctATTATTTACAGTCAATGTTCTTCTAAAGGACAGAACTCTTTGtggtaaataaaatatttatcataAAGTCTCAGGTCTCTATAAGAACTTAAAGGTTTGACTAGTTTAtgaagtttatttttcattattattagactaccagtacttttatttttggatgCCAAATAACAAATTTCCTTTATAATGTCTATATTCacttatttctgtatttatatattactacatttattattatttctttttatttattgatactgAGGTCCCTTTTTAGTCTGCATAATTTTGTAGGCTGATATATTATTATTCCTTTATAATGTTACTTGTATAGAGgaagaaaaataacttaaatatcAATGAATAACTACAACACTAAATAGACACGGGAATAGACttaatattgaaataaatatgaaaataaatcaatgcatgaataaatgaatgaaagttGATAGTTAAACAGCACATAAATACACATCTTAAGATAAGATTGATCTTTATTGTCTCTCAAGAGAAATTCATCTTGGGCATacggaggggaaaaaaagtaccGGCGTCTCACATCAACACGCAGATTACAGTCACACTTGGCTCTTTacataaacattaaacacaaaaatttatttctacattttgtacaactgcatttattttattattatttatttatttatttatttttagattttctaGTCTGATATAATTCCGTTATAATGTTATGGaggatgaaaaatgactgaaatatcaataaataactaaaacactaaaacaatacaggaatataatataataaaggaTACAGTGATATAATTTCTTTATGGTGGACAAAAATGACTTTAATTAATAACTAAAACCcaggaacaaataaataaaactataaataagtaaatgcaaaaataaaagagtAAATATTCTATATAAATGTTGATATAAAGATGGAGAAAGATTCCCATTTAGTAGATTTGTTGAACTTGTACAGCTCTCTTTCAGGTTACAAGATTAATCTTGATAAAAGTGAAATATTACCATTGTTAGAATTCAAATATGACTATTCAACACAAATTTCCCTTCAAATGGTCACCTAATGGGCTTAAATACAAGGGTATATCAGTGAGTAAGGATTTAAAGAATCTATATAGACTTAACCTCTTGAATTTGTTACAGAGAGTAGAAGAAGATCTGAATAAGTGGTTTAACCTTCCCTTTACTCTGTTAGGACGAATTAAtgttataaaaattaatattttacctatatttttgtatgtgtttcaATCTCTTCCAATTCATGTACCttctacatttttttcttcattggATAATATGATTAGAAGATTTATTTGGCGAGGTAAATCTCCAAGAATCTCTTTAAACAAACTCACTTTAAACTATGCAAATGGGGGGTTGAAACTCCCTAACTTTAGACTTTACTATTTTGCTGCACAATCTAGATTTTTGGCTCAACTGTTTGATGGAGATCCCTCAATctcatggctgaatattgaaaATCTGGACATAAAAGAGACCATCCCATCTGATATTTTGTATAAATTGGATGAAAAGTCAGTTAGATCTATCACTAATAAAGCTATCATTGTGCACTCAGTCCAAACCTGGTTCAAAATACATAGAATGTTTGGGTGGGACAGTTTTCTATCTCCTAAGACCCCTTTATAGGGAAATAGActtattcacattttttatcAAAACAGAAACTTTGAACAATGGTCTAAAAGGGGTATCACACACTTGGAACATTGCTATACAGAACAATGGTCTAAAAGGGGTATCACACACTTGGAACATTGCTATACAGATGGAATTTTTATGTCCTTCCAGCAGTTGAAGGAGAAATACCAACTGTctgataaagatttttttttaaatatctacaGTTGAGGGATTTCATAAGGGTTAACCTTAAAGGACAGTGGAATTTACCCAAGATGTCACCTATAGAACTAATTTTCCACGAAGGTCAACCAATGCTTAGAACCATCTCTAAGGTTTATGAAGCCCTGTTACCTTTTTTACTAGTACCTGAATCAGAAAGATTTAGGCTTAGGTGGGAGAGGGATTTAGGCAAAGAAACTGATCCAGGATTGTGGAAAGATCTATGTAACAATGGTGTCACATGTACATGAAATTCAAGATATAGATTAATTCAGTTTAACTATTTACACCAGATcttatatcttatcttataccTTCTAAGCTCCATAAGTTTAATTCCAATGTTTCACCCCTATGTTTCAGATGTGGTCAAGTGGAAGGCACCTTCTTTCACTCTACCTGGCAGTGTAGCAAATTACAGAGATTCTGGCAAGGGATTTGTGATGTTCTATTTGCAATTAATGGAGTCAATTTTCCAATGGACCCTGAGGTATGCCTCTTGGGAAACTTCGTACATTCTAATCTTAAATGCAGCTACTCCATCAAGCTTGCTGAAATTTTACTGACAATTGCCAAAAAATGTGTTGCAGTGAAATGGAAGTCAGATCTCCCGGTGCCAATTGCACTGTGGCTCTCAGAAGTAAATAGATGCATACCTCTAGAAAAGATAACCTGTTCTTTAAGAAACAGgattaatgtattttataaaaTATAGCAACCTTTTATGAACTATGTAGAGAATCTCCCATCATACATGATTGAATGATTTGTTTGGATAGTCTATTTCCTCCACACAAGTATTGTATTAAGATGTTTTGTGGCTAAAGCTAATGTAtctctcaactttatttattttatttttttccttctttctttttctccgtttctgtctgttttataCACACAGTAACTTAACTGTTTATttagttttgtcttagtttattttattttattgtccaACTTATTTTTGTGACGTTAGTAATGtatgagtgtttgtttgtttatgtgatttgtgttataattgaaaaatcaaaataaaatattaaaaaaaagatggagaaaGATAAATTCATAAATAAAGGAAAGTTGATAGTTGAACAGGACATTAATAAATATCTGaaatttatttctatatttttgtagcactgcatttatttatctattgaatcatttattcatatatatatttatattcatttttttttatacttaagtcattttttgtccACCATAATTCAGattgatataaatatataaatgcagGAAATGATGCAGTGGTatatatgaataaatgtaaCTTAAGGACTTTCAGTGACTTCACAGATATTAGATTATTATTTATCCTGAAAACACTCCATGCAGAGAGGTTTAaaatacaagtacctcaaaaaaaaaaagattttgcagaatctgtcttgagagattactaataataatgataataataaatcagGGTGGAAGGGGCCCCTCCTCCTACTTTGACtttaaaaaactttaattttgttGATATTATATTTGGTTTGACTTCTCTGAGTTATTTTAGTGGTGTAATAAAATGATCCTGAGTGACATCTGTGGGCTGCTGACCTCCTTTTTTTAACTCTTCCATGATCTGGATACCGGACCGGAAGCTGCCCAGGTGAGTCCGCGCGGCGGCAGCACGCCCCGCCCCCCTCAGGTGCGGCTCATTAAAGAGGTGTGAAAGTGGAACAATGGCGTCTGTCCGTCTGAAACTCAAACTGCAATCATGTCAACCAGCAGAGTGGAAACAGCCGCTCACAGCCCGCTGCTCTCCTCCAGGTCTGTAACAACCAGCGGAAACACTTTGCTTACACAGGTTAGACTGACACTACCACAAAGACACGATTTGTTCACACATGACCCGGGTCACCTATCTCCCTATCTCAGAGGGTGTCTGCTGTGGATGAGCACACTTCCTGTCAGGGCCCAtttgttttactgatatttttaagACCTGAGTTTAATTTAGTCTCTAAAATCTTTGTTTGTTGCAGCTGTTAAACTCCACAGAAGAAGAGCTCGTGTAATTATAGATATGTAGGTAAAATGTCATCCTCAAGCTCGTGCAGGTCGTTTTGTtcacattaattaattaataattgttCACGTTAAGCCCCAcgag
Encoded proteins:
- the zmat2 gene encoding zinc finger matrin-type protein 2; this translates as MASGSGSSKNDFRRKWDKDEYENLAQKRLAEERDRERRDGKTAPPVKRDLLRHRDYKVDLESKLGKTIVITKTTPQAEMGGYYCNVCDCVVKDSINFLDHINGKKHQRNLGMSMRVERSSLDQVKKRFEVNKKKMEEKQKEYDFEERMKELREEEEKAKAYKKEKQKERKRRAEEDVDFEEDDEMAAVMGFSGFGSSKKSH